The nucleotide window CGACACTGCCGGCCTCAACCCCGGGATCATCGGCACCCTGATGATGGTCTCCCGGGTCTTCGACGGATTCTCCGATATCATCTTCGGCCGGCTCCTGGACCGGACCCGCACCCGGATGGGCCGGGCCCGGCCGTGGATGCTGTGGGGATTCGTGGGCTGCGCGGCGATGATCATCGCGCTCTTCGCCATCCCCGCGGCCCTGGGGGAGGGCGCCAAGTACGCCTGGTTCTTCATCACCTACACCCTGCTCAACTCCGTGTTCTACACGGCTAACAACATCGCCTACTCGGCCCTGACGGCACTGATCACGAAGAGCAGCGCGGAGCGGGTGCAGATGGGCTCCATCCGATTCATGTTCGCCTTCGGCACCAGCCTGCTCATCCAGTCCATCACCGTCCAGGGCGTGGAGATGCTCGGCGGCGGGGCGCAGGGGTGGCGCGCCATGGCGATCATCTACGCCGTCATCGGCCTGGCGGTCAACACCCTGTCGGTGCTCAGCGTCACGGAGCTGCCCCCCGAGGAGCTCGATGAGCAGGACGGGGGCGCCCAGGGCGCGGATGAGGAGCGGCTCAGCCTGAGGCAGTCGGTGCGCCTGCTTCTGAGCAACAAGTACTACCTCATCATCCTCGTGGTCTTCCTGCTCACCCAGGTCTTCACCGCAATGCTCAACATGGGCATCTACTTCATGACCTATGTCCTGGGCGATGCCGACCTGCTGGGGATCTTCGCCTGGGCGATCAACATCCCCCTCATCGTCGGGCTGCTCGCCACTCCGGTGGTCGTGCGCCGTACCGGGGGGATGTACCGGGTCAACATCGCCGGGTACGCCGTGGCGGTCCTCGGGCGCCTGGGCGTGGTCGTGGCCGCCTACATGGGCAGCATCCCCCTCATGCTCGCCTTCTCCGCCCTGGCCTCGATCGGGATGAGCCCGCTGCAGGGCACTCTCAATGCGCTCATCGCCGAGGCCTCCGAGCACACCCGGCTGCGCACCGGGCACCGCATTGACGGGCTGATGTTCTCCTGCACCTCCCTGGGGGTCAAGGTGGGCGGGGGGATCGGCACCGCCCTGTCCGGATGGCTCCTGGCGGCCAGTGGGTACATCGGTGGGGCTGAGGCCCAGCCGGCCTCGGCCATCCAGATGCTCTACGTCATGTACGTGTGGCTCCCCCTGGCCGCCACCGCCGTCATCCTGCTGCTTCTCTCCCGGCTCGACGTCGAGCGCGCCAACGCCGGGCTCAGGCAGCGGGAGGGCTCGGCGGGCTGAGGCGGTGGGCTGACTCGATGGGCTCGGGGCTATGCCCCGGCGCGCTCGAAGCGGACCGCCTCGAAGGAGCCATCCGTGCCTGCGGTGAGAACCATCCACACCGTGTAGGAGATGGCGCCGCTGGCATCCTGGGTGGGGTGGAGCCAGGGCAGTGCGGGATCCTCCGAGCTCACGGCGCAGATGATCTCCCCGGGTTGGACGCCCGTGGCCGCAACAGTGCCCTGCCCCACCGTGATGGTGCCCGGGCCGGCCAGCGAGCAGCCGGTGACGGTGCCGCCCTTGGGGAACTGCATGGTGCGCAGGGTGAACTGGCCCTCGGCCGCTGGGTTGGTGACCTGCTGGTTGAGGGCGCCGAGCAGCTTGTCATCGGCGTGCTGACTGGCCGTGGTGTAGTCCTGGGCAGCGATGGCGTCGTAGAAGGCCTGGACGTCGGGCAGGGGTGGGATGCGCAGACCGCCCGCGGGGGTGTCATAGAGCACATCCACCACATCCATGCCGGAGCCGTTCCACTGGGCGGTGGCCGTGGCGGTGGCACTGCCGGCGCAGGCCTGGCAGTCCTGGTCTCCGGCCATCTGGATGCCCGGCACGTGGAAGAACACCGTTGAGCCCACCGCGTGGAGGCTCTCGATGAGCAGGTTGGGCGTGTGGCCGATCGCGTCGAGCTGGCCGCTGGGCAGGGAGCCCATGTAGGAGCTGTCCTGGCCGTAGGCGGCCACGGTGCTGCGAGCGGTGTTCCCCCCACCGTTGCAGGACAGCGTGGCCAGTGCCACCGGTTTGCCGGCGATGGTCGTCGGGGTCACCGAGGTGATCGTGACCGAGGCGGGGGCGCCGAGCGCCTCGGCCTCCCCGGTGGCCTCGGCGGTGGCGACACCGCCCACGAACGTCGCGGAGCTGGTGGTGCCCTCGGGGCTGGGTGTGCCCACGGGCGCGCAGTCGGCGGGGATGTCCAGGGTGGCCTCCCCCAGGGTGTCCAGGCCCGGTGCGGCAACGGGGGCGGAGGGTGCGATGTCGTCGGCCCGGGGCAGGCCCTCCTGCGGCGAGAGCAGCGCGACCTGCCCATTGTTGGCGATGAGGATCCTGTCCTTGCTGGGCAGCCAGGAGGTGACGGGGGTGGTGATCTGCCAGGTCTGCGTGCCATCGGCGATGCTGGTGGCCACCACGCCGTCGGACTGGGCCATGATGAGCGTGCCGCCCATCACCAGCCAGGAGGGCTCGTCCTGACCGCCGAGCCCGTTGAGGCCCGCGGCGCCCTCCGGCAGTGGGCGGCTCCACAGGAGCTCCTTGCCCTTGACGGCGGCCAGGGTGGTGCCGTCGCTGATCACCCAGGCCGCCTGCGATCCGGGGATCCGGAAGGCCCCCACGCGCCGGGCCACCTTGGCCTGGGCCGCCCATGTGGGCGCCAGCGGGTCGAGGGTCAGGCCCGCGATGGCGGTGCCGTCGGAGGTCGTCACCGCTCCCGAGGGACTGATGATGGGCGCCTCATCCGAGGAGGTCTCGCCCAGGCGCACCGAGGGGGCGGCCTCGTCGCCGGAGGGTGTGCTCGGGGCCGCGGGCGGGGGCTTGGTGACGTCGGCGTCGTCCTCGGCAGCGGCGGTGGGCGGAGGTGTGGTCAGGGGCGGTGGATCGGTGTAGGCCCCGGTGCCGAGGTCCAGCTGCACCTGTGCGCCGCAGTCGAGGACACCGCTGCTGGCGGTGCAGTTCAGGTCCGCCCCGGTCAGCTCATCGGGCAGGGGCGTGACCCACTGGGGCAGGGTCGTGGTCGATGAGCCGCCCAGCGCGACGAGGGCCTCGCCATGGTCGTGCGCCACCCGCATGATGCTGCGGCCCCCGGCGGAGAGCACCGTGCGGCCCGAGGAGGTGAAGGCCACCGGTTCGGGCCCGCTCAGGGTGGAGAGGTCGATGCTGGCGGCCAGGCCCGGCTCATGGCGGTAGTCCTGGGCGTCGGCCCAGCGGGTGAAGATCCACCCGCCGCCCAGGACCAGGGCCACGATGGTCAGGACGACGCCGCCGCCCACGAGTGCCTTGCGCCTGCCGCTGCGCTTTCTTCTGCGCGCCGGTGGGAGATTGCCGGGGCGTATCCGGGGGGCGGGACGCCTGGGGCGGGCGGGCTGGACCTGTCCCAGTGCCGAGGGTGCCGGGGGAAGGGTCCCGGCGCCGTCCTGCGCAGTGCCGCCGGGGGATGCGGCCGGCGAGGACCCGGGGTCCTTGGGCGAGGGGCTGGATGGTGGCGGCGCGAAGATGGGAGTCATGTCGATGCGGGCCTATGCGGAGTCGGTTGGCCGGTCCATGGATGCATGAAGAGTCTCACGGTTATTGATGCGTGACCACTCCGCTGGAATGACGCTCCGCAGGCGGCGCCCCGGCGGCCTTACTCCGGGGCCGCTTGTTGGCGCCCGCTAGAATAGGCTAGCCTTGCCTTGCTCGTAACTGTTCGGATATGACATGGAGGCCGGGTGTTCCTCGCCAACCTGCTCATCGCCCTACGAGAAGGCCTGGAGGCCGCCCTCGTCGTCAGCATCCTGGTGGCCTACCTGGTCAAGACGGGCCGTCGCGATGTGCTGCCCAAGCTGTGGATCGGTGTCGGGCTGGCGGCCCTCATCCCCCTGAGCGTGGGGGCGGTCCTGACCTGGGGGCCCAAGACCCTGACCTTCCAGGCCCAGGAGATCCTCGGCGGCACCCTGTCCTTCATCGCCGTGGGCATGGTCACCTGGATGATCTTCTGGATGGGCCGCAATGCCCGGGAGATGAAGCAGGGGCTGGAGTCCTCGCTGTCCAGGAGCCTGGCCGAGCACTCCTCGGGCTGGGGGGTGGTGTGGATCGCCATCATCGCCGTCGGGCGCGAAGGGGTCGAGACCGCCCTGTTCGTGTGGGCCACGGTGCGCTCCAGCATCGAGACCTCCACCATCCAGACCACCCTGGGGGTGGTCACCGGGC belongs to Actinomyces capricornis and includes:
- the efeU gene encoding iron uptake transporter permease EfeU; translation: MFLANLLIALREGLEAALVVSILVAYLVKTGRRDVLPKLWIGVGLAALIPLSVGAVLTWGPKTLTFQAQEILGGTLSFIAVGMVTWMIFWMGRNAREMKQGLESSLSRSLAEHSSGWGVVWIAIIAVGREGVETALFVWATVRSSIETSTIQTTLGVVTGLALGIVLGYLIYQGAVRINFHLFFAVTGYFLVVVAAGIVAYGVGDFQEAGVLPGIMNHAWDLSAHLPPPSSPLYWLYVVLNAMFQVNLQPTVLQVAGWVAYIVPVLIMLTLQIRGTRPPRRTVTAGPADQERPAPEAERAGAPAPAEHSDQAAST
- a CDS encoding MFS transporter, whose translation is MTDSTETTYLRWYNKVGYGSGDVAGNVVYALLSAFLMIYLTDTAGLNPGIIGTLMMVSRVFDGFSDIIFGRLLDRTRTRMGRARPWMLWGFVGCAAMIIALFAIPAALGEGAKYAWFFITYTLLNSVFYTANNIAYSALTALITKSSAERVQMGSIRFMFAFGTSLLIQSITVQGVEMLGGGAQGWRAMAIIYAVIGLAVNTLSVLSVTELPPEELDEQDGGAQGADEERLSLRQSVRLLLSNKYYLIILVVFLLTQVFTAMLNMGIYFMTYVLGDADLLGIFAWAINIPLIVGLLATPVVVRRTGGMYRVNIAGYAVAVLGRLGVVVAAYMGSIPLMLAFSALASIGMSPLQGTLNALIAEASEHTRLRTGHRIDGLMFSCTSLGVKVGGGIGTALSGWLLAASGYIGGAEAQPASAIQMLYVMYVWLPLAATAVILLLLSRLDVERANAGLRQREGSAG